Proteins encoded together in one Schumannella luteola window:
- a CDS encoding SRPBCC family protein — MKAASATVDIVVAAPLAEVFATTVATDPPAFYPRFGPLPAVVSVSDQTDSFDVVGASRRLHLSDGGSVIETVAEVDAPRRHVYELTRFQKLFGSLVSGGRAEWIFAHDGEGTRIRWTYSFAPLPWRGAIVHLIVRLFWAPYMRSVLPPIARQAGVVVAKPSARATD, encoded by the coding sequence GTGAAGGCGGCGAGCGCGACGGTCGACATCGTCGTCGCCGCGCCGCTCGCCGAGGTCTTCGCCACGACGGTCGCGACCGACCCGCCCGCCTTCTATCCGAGGTTCGGCCCGCTGCCCGCCGTCGTCTCGGTCTCGGACCAGACCGACTCCTTCGATGTCGTCGGCGCCTCTCGACGGCTGCATCTCTCCGACGGCGGCTCGGTCATCGAGACCGTCGCCGAGGTGGATGCGCCGCGCCGGCACGTCTACGAGCTCACCCGGTTCCAGAAGCTGTTCGGCTCGCTCGTCTCCGGCGGCCGCGCGGAGTGGATCTTCGCCCACGACGGCGAGGGCACCCGCATCCGCTGGACCTACTCCTTCGCGCCGCTGCCGTGGCGGGGCGCGATCGTGCACCTCATCGTGCGCCTGTTCTGGGCGCCCTACATGCGCAGCGTGCTGCCGCCCATCGCCCGGCAGGCGGGCGTCGTGGTCGCGAAGCCCTCGGCCCGCGCGACCGACTGA
- a CDS encoding YdeI/OmpD-associated family protein — translation MTTFRTTLLQIGNNVGIEVPEEVVLGFAAGKRVPVKVTLNGFDYDSTIAVMGGKYLIPVSAAIRKSAGVAGGEEHDVTLEHVAGERTVEVPAELAAALETAGSRAAFDALSYSARKEHARSVGEAKAEATRERRIQKVLDSLS, via the coding sequence ATGACCACCTTCCGCACCACCCTGCTGCAGATCGGCAACAACGTCGGCATCGAGGTTCCCGAGGAGGTCGTGCTCGGCTTCGCCGCCGGCAAGCGGGTGCCGGTGAAGGTCACGCTGAACGGCTTCGACTACGACTCGACGATCGCCGTCATGGGCGGCAAGTACCTGATCCCGGTGTCGGCGGCGATCCGCAAGTCGGCCGGCGTCGCGGGCGGAGAAGAGCACGACGTCACCCTCGAGCACGTCGCCGGCGAGCGCACGGTCGAGGTGCCCGCCGAGCTGGCCGCGGCTCTCGAGACCGCCGGGTCGCGCGCCGCCTTCGATGCGCTGTCCTACTCGGCGCGCAAGGAGCACGCCCGCTCGGTCGGCGAGGCGAAGGCCGAGGCGACGCGCGAGCGC